A stretch of Aspergillus nidulans FGSC A4 chromosome VI DNA encodes these proteins:
- a CDS encoding SRR1 family protein (transcript_id=CADANIAT00009661) yields MSVTVTASMDSDSPSPNPSISPSTDLSFSSSVDHDHDLSETDIDIDVDIDIDVEIDTDDATLAKIQAKIAHIKALYDSGKPLFPRALLACLDAQIDRASANTNARIAKEITEEKRNTVTIPDLDGTPHTYSLKVPAWCVDFATTYRIGYSSIQNLTCIHPSFPEISLRDSSPVSICYTSSPDYGGKVSFEQVEERFKESVRRWEGSQTCADLRVGLEDLIRSRKLTKKVRKIVCFGLGSLSLIEEEFCVGRAHAQHAAVGTMVAVFKQQTKAGNGMKEMSRDRTKQEGDKKLMTTDIETDIAVAEEGEEKEDEEIRCYAQDPAYSEADWSLLRSIGIQPLDDPKGFLEIDEETLVFSVSPNVPVKQIVADVQWPGAMIWNTVAEEEREARWEKKMRDGEEFWVVPFTTDPDSQRVRNMVQSYTSMPLRDSNEYFGDLTVYVR; encoded by the exons ATGAGCGTGACCGTGACTGCATCAATGGACTCTGATTCCCCTTCTCCTAATCCATCTATTTCTCCCTCTACAGACCtctcgttctcctcctcagTCGACCATGACCACGACCTCTCTGAAACCGACATTGACATCGACGTTGATATCGACATCGACGTCGAAATCGATACAGACGACGCAACACTCGCCAAGATACAAGCAAAAATAGCCCATATCAAGGCCCTTTATGATTCTGGGAAGCCCCTTTTCCCGCGCGCGTTACTTGCATGTCTGGATGCCCAGATTGACCGCGCCAGTGCCAATACAAATGCGAGGATCGCGAAAGAAATCACCGAAGAGAAACGGAACACTGTCACAattccagatcttgacgGCACCCCGCATACCTATAGCCTCAAAGTTCCCGCTTGGTGTGTTGACTTTGCAACAACATACCGCATTGGCTACAGCAGCATCCAGAACCTGACGTGCATTCACCCGTCTTTCCCGGAGATCTCTTTGCGCGACAGTTCCCCGGTGAGTATATGTTATACATCATCCCCGGATTATGGGGGCAAGGTCTCCTTCGAGCAGGTGGAGGAGCGGTTTAAAGAGAGTGTGAGAAGGTGGGAGGGAAGTCAGACGTGCGCCGATTTGAGGGTTGGGTTGGAGGACTTGATAAGAAGCCGAAAACTAACTAAGAAAGTGAGAAAGATCGTGTGTTTTGGACTTGGTAGTTTGAGTCTTATCGAGGAAGAGTTTTGTGTTGGCAGGGCGCATGCGCAGCATGCGGCTGTTGGGACGATGGTGGCTGTTTTCAAACAACAGACGAAAGCTGGGAATGGGATGAAGGAAATGAGTCGGGACCGGACTAAGCAGGAAGGAGACAAGAAGCTCATGACCACGGATATTGAGACGGATATAGCGGttgccgaagaaggcgaagagaaagaagacgaagaaatcaGGTGTTACGCCCAAGACCCAGCTTACAGTGAAGCTGACTGGTCTTTGCTGCGTAGCATCGGAATCCAACCTCTCGATGATCCGAAGGGATTTTTAGAGATTGACGAAGAAACGCTGGTCTTTAGTGTCAGTCCCAACGTCCCAGTGAAGCAAATTGTCGCCGATGTGCAATGGCCTGGTGCAATGATCTGGAATACGGTggccgaagaggagagggaggcgaggtgggaaaagaagatgagagaCGGGGAGGAGTTTTGGGTAGT GCCTTTCACCACAGACCCGGACTCACAGCGGGTGAGGAATATGGTACAGAGTTATACGAGCATGCCGCTGCGAGACTCAAATGAATATTTCGGTGATTTGACAGTCTATGTTCGATGA